The proteins below come from a single Lodderomyces elongisporus chromosome 3, complete sequence genomic window:
- the SFL1_2 gene encoding Flocculation suppression protein: MGSPNSLSTLSEVATNSTEPKYMQNSQPQTQAYHQSRLGSTGNDNLTSVEMARSDSSSSSSAAASASASAAAAVAANKNQETFIHRLYNMLYDPSISHVIWWDEDGETFHIHASDELTSVLAKYFKHSNEQSFIRQLNMYGFHKISDATSATSATVSPGKKVDTKTAKNNKLWVFRHSQGQFKKGGYELLSSVKRRSTKYLNSQKEVINLKTIPIGDQYSSCSTGITTLTNATPGFNDTQVQTNMQTRQSRGSYFDFKPTLNTPTITYSSSGQVQTPPASSMYYSQYHTNIPVVHHPITAPSNAPHSKVGIQQTKSDMLSPKSINSCDTSRNTSISSLTSTSPATQEQLAGHQSLHKHIEYNHYQLHQQADEFVSMLTTIDELKNSPEQISQKVEEYKQQIMSKCSQSSKSNSQYHSHQTNQTHQINQAHRPSLSRPNSLPISRRPSPLNHPLIKDTIRRTFSWTSLPDPTKGISRPAQNSQEPSRTNLPSIFDLNMSLKTLPPVDNLYDPSSSSSLHQQSQQPQQPQQHHHHYHQQLQPHQPNLKKMRLS, translated from the coding sequence ATGGGCTCTCCAAACTCATTATCTACATTATCTGAAGTTGCCACAAACTCAACTGAACCAAAGTACATGCAAAACCTGCAGCCTCAAACACAAGCTTATCATCAATCGAGGTTAGGTTCAACCGGTAATGACAACTTGACATCAGTCGAGATGGCCAGATCagattcttcttcttcttcttctgcagcagcatcagcatcagcatcagcagcagcagctgtAGCTGCTAATAAAAACCAGGAAACATTTATCCACAGACTTTACAACATGTTGTATGACCCTTCAATCTCGCATGTCATATGGTGGGATGAAGATGGAGAAACATTCCACATCCATGCTTCGGATGAGCTCACTTCCGTGTTGGCAAAGTATTTCAAACACAGTAATGAGCAATCATTCATCAGACAATTGAACATGTATGGTTTCCACAAGATTAGTGACGCAACTTCAGCAACTTCAGCAACAGTACTGCCAGGCAAGAAAGTTGATACCAAAACTgcaaagaacaacaaattGTGGGTATTTCGTCACTCACAAGGACAGTTCAAAAAGGGCGGCTACGAATTGTTGAGCTCAGTAAAGAGAAGAAGTACAAAGTACCTCAACTCGCAAAAAGAGGTGATCAACTTGAAAACGATTCCAATTGGCGACCAGTACTCGAGCTGTAGTACTGGAATCACAACATTAACCAATGCAACACCAGGATTCAATGACACACAAGTTCAAACTAACATGCAAACTAGACAGTCTAGAGGCTCGTACTTTGACTTTAAACCAACCCTAAACACTCCCACAATTACATACAGCTCATCAGGACAAGTCCAGACACCTCCAGCATCCTCGATGTATTATTCTCAATATCATACCAATATTCCCGTTGTACATCATCCAATTACTGCACCACTGAATGCTCCCCATCTGAAAGTTGGTattcaacaaacaaaatctGATATGCTTTCTCCCAAATCAATCAACAGTTGCGACACTAGTAGAAATACCTCGATCTCGCTGTTAACGTCAACTTCGCCTGCAACACAAGAACAATTGGCGGGCCACCAAAGCTTACACAAACACATCGAATACAACCATTATCAACTTCATCAGCAGGCTGATGAGTTTGTGCTGATGTTGACCACAATTGACGAGTTGAAAAATTCGCCTGAACAAATAAGtcaaaaagttgaagaatacaaacaacaaattaTGCTGAAATGCTCACAGTCTAGCAAATCCAACAGCCAATACCACTCACACcaaacaaatcaaacacATCAAATAAATCAAGCACATCGGCCATCATTACTGAGGCCCAATTCGCTACCTATTTCACGTCGCCCATCACCACTTAACCATCCACTCATTAAAGACACCATAAGAAGAACATTCTCATGGACATCATTACCAGATCCTACAAAGGGCATAAGCCGCCCAGCTCAGAATAGCCAGGAGCCATCGAGAACCAATTTACCAAGTATCTTTGACCTCAATATGAGTTTAAAGACTTTGCCTCCTGTAGACAACCTCTACGATccactgctgctgctgctgttacatcaacaatcacaacaaccacaacaaccacaacaacatcatcatcattatcatcagcAATTGCAACCGCATCAGCCtaatttaaaaaagatGAGGTTGAGTTGA